Proteins encoded by one window of Mastacembelus armatus chromosome 23, fMasArm1.2, whole genome shotgun sequence:
- the adipor2 gene encoding adiponectin receptor protein 2, with protein MSPREKGDTPTSGSSTSHLCAAECPSHNGSVPEYDDERRINEEDDSGEEKEEEEDERNSDEGFMGMTPLLQAHHAMEKMEEFVHKVWEGRWRVIPHDVLPDWLKDNDFLLHGHRPPMPSFRACFKSIFRIHTETGNIWTHLLGCLFFLCLGLMYMFRPNMSFVAPVQEKVAIGMFFLGAILCLSFSWLFHTVYCHSEGVSRVFSKLDYSGIAFLIMGSFVPWLYYSFYCSPQPCFIYLIVVCTLGLAAITVSQCDFFATPQYRGVRAGVFVGLGLSGVVPTLHFVISEGLIKATTIGQMGWLLLMATLYITGACLYAARIPERFFPGKCDIWFHSHQLFHILVVAGAFVHFHGVSNLQEFRYTAGAGCAEDGAL; from the exons ATGAGTCCCCGGGAGAAAGGAGACACGCCCACCTCAGGTTCTTCAACCAGTCACCTCTGCGCCGCCGAGTGCCCCTCACACAATGgg agTGTCCCTGAGTACGATGATGAGAGAAGAATAAATGAAGAGGATGACAgcggagaggagaaagaagaggaagaggatgagaggAACAGTGATGAAGGTTTTATGGGAATGACTCCACTGCTGCAGGCTCACCACGCCATGGAGAAGATGGAGGAGTTTGTACACAAG GTGTGGGAGGGCCGGTGGCGCGTCATACCTCACGACGTGcttcctgattggctgaaagaCAACGACTTCCTACTTCATGGTCACAGGCCACCCATGCCTTCGTTTCGCGCCTGCTTCAAGAGCATCTTCAGAATCCACACGGAGACGGGAAACATCTGGACACACCTGCTag gctgtctgttttttctctgcctGGGTCTAATGTACATGTTCAGGCCCAACATGTCATTTGTGGCTCCCGTCCAGGAGAAAGTGGCGATCGGGATGTTTTTCCTGGGAGCCATcctctgcctttctttctcCTGGCTCTTCCACACAGTCTACTGCCACTCTGAGGGTGTTTCCAGAGTCTTTTCCAA GTTGGACTACAGTGGGATTGCCTTTCTGATAATGGGCTCATTCGTCCCCTGGCTATACTACTCTTTTTACTGCTCTCCGCAGCCTTGTTTCATCTACCTGATAGTGGTGTGCACATTGGGACTGGCCGCCATCACTGTCTCCCAGTGCGATTTCTTCGCCACCCCACAGTACAGAGGAGTTAGAGCAG gtgtgtttgtgggtcTGGGCCTGAGTGGCGTTGTTCCCACTCTGCACTTTGTCATCAGTGAGGGTCTGATCAAAGCAACCACCATCGGTCAGATGGgctggctgctgctgatggcGACACTTTACATCACCGGAGCCTGTCTGTACGCCGCTCGCATCCCGGAGAGGTTCTTTCCTGGCAAATGTGACATCTGG TTCCACTCCCACCAGCTATTCCATATCTTGGTGGTCGCTGGGGCTTTTGTTCATTTCCACGGCGTATCCAACCTGCAGGAGTTTCGCTACACGGCGGGTGCAGGCTGTGCCGAGGATGGTGCTCtctaa